A stretch of the Thiomicrorhabdus xiamenensis genome encodes the following:
- a CDS encoding methyl-accepting chemotaxis protein, which translates to MSAQSSLRTKVITIATLVGLSVAFIIGVILYFTSVAPVKGEVESRLTHQMKTFIDDQLHLKVQGGITGSTALSFNDQAINSLRSGELSGAKQLIESIRQRYADQTNYKNIKTELIAPNGQSLIQSWHQGIPNTNHAQNAFFKKVQQDKQAFGSLTIDERGVGVVSLSPVQYQGEMIGMLSMTQGLASVSKTFVKENNGYWVLLVSKQYLQNKFNNAQLLNKNTSIGNNYVVANDRWFKPESLEMVKSSFKEVGESDHHVYVNGDKAYIDVPALDENNQAFGRHIFILDKKVYQGPIDQAMNSAWMSILGIIFGIIVLSGILVMVVTRVVIRPLESVQKMTDHIVNSGDFSQKFAVQNQDEVGRTASALNNLLNNISQALDEANNVVKAIASGDFSRQISGEYQGDLGALKDGVNSSAQNISHVMHELSNVMQSLKDGEYDIAINSGMAQGDFRSMLDNAQTAMNETNEIIQGINLVMQDMRQGRFNSRVNLKTNGELTTLKERINQSMDELEQALSEITKVVTAQASGDLTQRINGEYQGELEQLKNAINQSIERLAETVDQAVHTSSTVSDEAGTLSRDATDLSSRVQQQAAALEETSATMEEMNSAVQNNTESAHHAAVLFEEVNSQTEQAGQVMEKTIEAMGSIQDSSHEIAEIVTLIDSIAFQTNLLALNAAVEAARAGEHGRGFAVVAGEVRALAQKSADAAKDIKQLIDSSVLRIDQGTKLASETGKVIKNITESIDKANGMIHQITNASAEQSEGVNQVYQAISDIDIATQQNSALVDRTSAAAATMSEQAQVLQQNMAFFKTGNQPSYVAPKISSSAAPAPKPAAKQPAKSSAPQEKATKSTAKTAQIPAPSNSQGGDEWEEF; encoded by the coding sequence TCGGCCTTTCCGTCGCATTCATTATCGGCGTAATCCTGTATTTCACTTCGGTGGCTCCGGTTAAAGGTGAGGTTGAAAGCAGACTGACTCACCAAATGAAAACCTTTATCGACGACCAGCTGCATTTAAAGGTTCAGGGCGGAATTACCGGTTCAACCGCACTCAGTTTTAACGATCAGGCAATCAATTCTTTAAGAAGCGGCGAATTGTCCGGCGCCAAGCAGCTGATCGAGTCCATTCGCCAACGTTATGCCGATCAGACAAATTATAAGAATATCAAGACGGAATTAATCGCTCCTAACGGTCAATCGCTGATTCAGTCTTGGCACCAAGGCATTCCAAATACCAATCATGCCCAAAATGCTTTTTTCAAAAAAGTGCAGCAAGACAAACAGGCTTTCGGTTCTTTAACGATTGACGAACGTGGTGTCGGCGTAGTCTCTCTGTCGCCGGTTCAGTATCAAGGCGAAATGATCGGTATGCTTTCAATGACACAAGGTCTGGCTTCTGTCAGCAAAACTTTCGTCAAAGAAAACAACGGCTACTGGGTACTTCTTGTCAGCAAGCAGTATTTGCAGAATAAATTCAACAACGCTCAGCTTCTTAATAAAAACACCTCTATCGGAAATAATTATGTCGTTGCCAACGATCGCTGGTTTAAGCCTGAATCGCTGGAAATGGTCAAAAGCAGCTTTAAAGAAGTTGGCGAAAGCGACCACCATGTCTATGTAAATGGTGACAAAGCTTATATTGACGTACCGGCCTTGGATGAGAACAATCAGGCCTTCGGACGACACATTTTCATTTTGGACAAAAAAGTCTATCAAGGCCCGATTGATCAGGCGATGAATTCCGCCTGGATGTCGATTCTTGGGATTATTTTCGGCATTATCGTTCTTTCGGGCATTCTGGTGATGGTCGTCACCCGAGTCGTTATCAGACCGTTGGAATCTGTACAGAAAATGACCGATCATATCGTAAACAGCGGCGATTTCAGTCAGAAATTTGCGGTTCAGAATCAGGATGAAGTCGGCCGTACCGCGAGCGCTTTAAACAATCTGCTGAATAATATCAGCCAGGCGCTGGACGAGGCCAATAACGTCGTCAAAGCAATTGCCTCAGGCGACTTCTCCCGCCAGATCAGCGGCGAGTACCAAGGAGATCTTGGCGCTCTGAAAGACGGGGTCAACAGCAGCGCACAAAATATTTCCCATGTAATGCATGAACTCTCGAACGTTATGCAATCACTCAAAGACGGTGAATATGACATTGCCATCAACTCCGGAATGGCGCAAGGCGATTTCCGCAGTATGCTGGACAATGCGCAAACGGCGATGAATGAAACCAACGAAATCATTCAGGGCATCAACCTGGTCATGCAGGATATGCGTCAGGGACGTTTCAACAGTCGCGTCAACCTGAAAACCAACGGCGAACTGACAACCCTTAAAGAACGTATCAACCAATCGATGGACGAACTTGAACAGGCACTGAGCGAAATTACCAAGGTCGTTACCGCGCAGGCTTCCGGCGACTTGACACAACGCATTAACGGCGAATACCAGGGCGAACTCGAACAGCTTAAGAACGCCATTAATCAGTCAATCGAACGACTGGCGGAAACCGTTGATCAAGCGGTACACACTTCCTCCACCGTCAGTGACGAAGCCGGAACGCTTTCGCGCGACGCAACCGACTTGAGCTCCCGTGTACAACAGCAAGCGGCCGCTCTGGAAGAGACTTCGGCAACCATGGAAGAAATGAATTCGGCAGTACAGAACAACACCGAAAGTGCGCATCATGCGGCCGTTCTGTTCGAGGAAGTTAACAGCCAGACCGAACAAGCCGGTCAGGTCATGGAAAAAACCATTGAAGCCATGGGTTCGATTCAGGATTCCAGCCATGAAATTGCCGAAATTGTTACTCTGATCGACAGTATCGCTTTCCAAACCAACCTATTGGCATTGAATGCTGCGGTCGAAGCGGCACGTGCCGGTGAACACGGCCGCGGTTTTGCGGTCGTTGCCGGTGAAGTACGTGCTCTGGCGCAAAAATCTGCGGACGCCGCGAAAGATATTAAGCAATTGATTGATTCCAGCGTGTTGCGAATTGACCAGGGAACCAAACTGGCCAGCGAGACCGGTAAAGTCATCAAAAATATTACCGAATCAATCGATAAAGCCAACGGCATGATCCATCAGATCACCAATGCTTCGGCCGAACAGTCCGAAGGTGTTAACCAGGTCTACCAAGCGATCAGTGATATCGATATAGCAACCCAGCAAAACTCGGCACTGGTCGACAGAACTTCTGCAGCAGCGGCGACAATGAGTGAGCAAGCGCAGGTACTCCAGCAAAATATGGCCTTCTTTAAAACTGGTAACCAACCTAGTTATGTTGCGCCGAAAATCAGTTCGTCAGCTGCACCGGCACCTAAACCTGCTGCTAAACAGCCAGCTAAATCTTCTGCGCCACAGGAAAAGGCTACCAAAAGCACGGCCAAAACCGCCCAGATCCCCGCTCCCAGCAACAGCCAAGGCGGAGATGAATGGGAAGAGTTTTAA
- a CDS encoding TOBE domain-containing protein — protein MKFSARNQLKGTIKAIHMGAINSEVVIEVGNGVEIVSIITNSSVETLELEVGKQAYAVIKASNVMVAVD, from the coding sequence ATGAAATTTAGTGCACGTAACCAGCTAAAAGGCACCATCAAGGCGATTCATATGGGAGCCATCAACAGCGAAGTTGTCATTGAAGTCGGCAATGGTGTCGAAATCGTTTCGATTATTACCAACAGTTCGGTAGAAACACTGGAACTTGAAGTCGGCAAGCAGGCGTACGCGGTTATCAAAGCATCCAACGTTATGGTTGCTGTCGACTGA
- the modD gene encoding ModD protein produces MHDTNQHNTTNDKMIYFQTHEIESWINEDAPLLDLTGHLLEINNQPARLSVKSRHATRLTMMEEAARIFELLGAEIKLQLPSGIDVTAETEILLVDGRADALHRGWKVAMNLLEYLCGVATHTAKMVAEVEAVGHIPLLVTRKHLPGMKKPMIKAISNGGAHPHRLGLSETILIFENHLNIIGGRDALKEKIPQIQQAACEKKISVECDTLKHALQAAQAGADLIQFDKIEVDSLSQWIAQLKNNYPHVKVIIAGGINQQNIRCYAQSGVDGIVLSSLYHAKPADLGVTITPLIK; encoded by the coding sequence TTGCACGACACCAACCAACACAACACGACCAACGATAAAATGATTTATTTCCAAACCCATGAAATTGAATCCTGGATTAACGAAGATGCCCCTCTTCTAGACCTTACCGGTCATCTTCTTGAAATTAACAATCAACCCGCCCGACTGTCGGTCAAATCACGGCATGCGACACGATTAACCATGATGGAAGAAGCGGCACGCATTTTCGAGCTGCTCGGAGCAGAGATCAAATTGCAGTTGCCATCAGGCATAGACGTGACAGCAGAAACTGAAATTCTCCTTGTCGACGGGCGTGCCGATGCTCTGCACCGTGGCTGGAAAGTCGCCATGAATTTGTTGGAGTATCTGTGCGGCGTCGCCACACATACCGCCAAAATGGTTGCCGAAGTTGAAGCGGTTGGCCACATTCCTCTTCTGGTTACCCGAAAGCACCTTCCCGGCATGAAAAAACCGATGATCAAAGCAATCAGTAACGGCGGCGCACACCCGCACCGACTTGGACTGTCCGAAACTATTCTGATCTTTGAAAACCACCTCAATATTATCGGCGGACGCGATGCCTTAAAAGAGAAAATTCCGCAGATACAGCAGGCGGCATGTGAAAAGAAAATATCGGTTGAATGCGATACTTTAAAACACGCGTTGCAAGCGGCACAGGCCGGTGCCGATCTGATCCAGTTCGACAAGATTGAAGTGGATAGCTTGAGCCAGTGGATTGCACAGTTAAAAAACAACTATCCGCACGTAAAAGTCATTATCGCGGGCGGCATTAATCAACAAAATATCCGCTGCTATGCACAAAGCGGTGTCGACGGTATCGTTCTAAGTTCGCTATACCATGCCAAACCGGCGGATTTGGGCGTAACCATTACGCCCTTGATTAAATAA
- a CDS encoding DUF1840 domain-containing protein, with translation MIVFKTKDYPDVAYFDQIALNLISLMGHSETVPGALTDNEVEQAFNQLKRAISSPGAQSGDNWDDDSVSVSHRAGPLLDLLQAAMQNNEYVIWEKTLR, from the coding sequence TTGATTGTTTTTAAAACCAAAGATTATCCGGATGTTGCTTATTTTGACCAGATTGCCCTGAACTTGATTTCTTTGATGGGGCATAGCGAAACCGTTCCCGGCGCTTTGACCGATAATGAGGTCGAACAGGCTTTTAATCAGTTGAAGAGAGCGATCTCGTCACCCGGTGCGCAAAGCGGTGATAATTGGGACGACGATTCGGTCAGCGTGTCGCACCGAGCCGGTCCTTTACTCGATTTATTACAGGCCGCCATGCAAAATAACGAATATGTGATTTGGGAAAAGACGCTTCGTTAA
- a CDS encoding YfhL family 4Fe-4S dicluster ferredoxin: protein MALKILEGCINCDMCEPECPNKAISMGEKVYEINPDLCTECVGFYDNPTCLSVCPIDVIIKDPDRVEDHDTLYEKFVHLVNEDKI, encoded by the coding sequence ATGGCGCTTAAAATTCTTGAAGGCTGCATTAACTGCGACATGTGTGAGCCGGAGTGTCCGAATAAGGCGATTTCAATGGGCGAAAAGGTCTATGAAATCAATCCGGATTTGTGCACTGAGTGTGTCGGTTTCTACGATAATCCTACCTGTTTGAGTGTCTGCCCGATTGATGTGATCATTAAAGATCCGGATCGGGTTGAAGACCACGATACGCTGTATGAAAAATTCGTTCATCTGGTGAACGAAGATAAAATCTAA
- the yegQ gene encoding tRNA 5-hydroxyuridine modification protein YegQ, translating to MQAETQKSTNVVSELLSPAGTLKNMEYAFAYGADAVYAGQPRYSLRVRNNEFNEENLAKGIARAHELGKKFYVVSNIAAHNAKVNTYMKDIKPIIDMKPDALIMSDPGLIAMVHAEYPEQEIHLSVQSNAVNWATVKFWYDNGVRRVVLSRELSIAEIREIREKVPEMELEVFVHGALCIAYSGRCLLSGYINKRDANQGTCTNACRWNYNTYEAKEDETGELVGTPKVNVENITDLTGTTDRPAPEMPSYEPTLGEGETTDQAMLLEEEGRPGELMPAFEDEHGTYIMNSKDLRAVELIPELVDMGVHSLKIEGRTKSHYYVARTAQVYRKAIDDALEGKEFDRSLLEDLESLASRGYTEGFLRRHVHSEYQNYEYGVSKSERQRFVGEVVDVVERDGRSMLEIDVKNKFCVGDSIEIMSPAGNVSMVLDHMQTHHDEVVDCAKGSGWRVRIPNPFKDLDKETLLYCLIMRNESWGGDVKRDAAAKKAKEEQEAKDAANRAAAAAKKAS from the coding sequence TTGCAAGCAGAGACTCAGAAGTCGACAAATGTTGTATCCGAATTGTTGTCGCCAGCGGGAACGCTGAAAAATATGGAATACGCTTTCGCTTACGGAGCCGACGCGGTTTACGCCGGTCAGCCGCGTTATAGTCTGCGTGTACGTAATAACGAATTTAACGAAGAGAACCTGGCGAAAGGGATCGCTCGTGCACACGAACTGGGTAAAAAGTTCTACGTGGTATCGAACATCGCTGCACATAATGCCAAGGTTAATACCTACATGAAGGATATCAAGCCGATTATCGACATGAAGCCGGATGCGCTGATTATGTCTGATCCGGGCTTGATTGCGATGGTTCACGCCGAATACCCTGAGCAGGAAATTCATCTGTCGGTACAATCGAACGCGGTGAACTGGGCGACGGTTAAGTTCTGGTACGATAACGGCGTGCGCCGTGTGGTTCTGTCGCGTGAGCTGTCAATCGCCGAAATCCGCGAGATTCGTGAGAAGGTTCCGGAAATGGAACTGGAAGTTTTTGTTCACGGTGCTCTTTGTATCGCCTATTCCGGTCGCTGCCTGTTATCCGGTTACATCAACAAGCGTGATGCCAACCAGGGTACCTGTACCAATGCGTGCCGTTGGAACTACAACACCTATGAAGCCAAAGAAGACGAAACCGGTGAACTTGTAGGTACGCCAAAAGTTAATGTTGAAAATATTACCGATTTGACGGGTACCACGGATCGTCCGGCACCGGAAATGCCTTCCTATGAGCCGACTTTGGGTGAAGGTGAAACGACCGACCAAGCGATGCTTCTGGAAGAAGAAGGGCGTCCGGGGGAATTGATGCCGGCTTTCGAAGACGAGCACGGTACCTATATCATGAACTCCAAAGATCTGCGTGCAGTTGAATTGATTCCGGAATTGGTCGATATGGGCGTTCACTCTCTGAAGATCGAAGGGCGTACCAAGTCGCACTACTATGTTGCGCGTACCGCTCAGGTGTATCGTAAAGCGATCGATGATGCGCTGGAAGGTAAAGAGTTTGACCGTTCATTGCTGGAAGATCTGGAAAGCCTGGCGAGCCGTGGTTATACCGAAGGGTTCCTGCGTCGTCACGTGCATTCGGAATACCAGAACTACGAATACGGCGTCTCAAAATCGGAACGCCAGCGTTTTGTTGGTGAAGTGGTCGATGTGGTCGAACGCGACGGTCGTTCCATGCTGGAAATCGATGTCAAAAACAAATTCTGTGTCGGTGACTCGATAGAGATCATGTCCCCGGCCGGTAACGTTTCGATGGTACTGGATCATATGCAGACGCATCATGACGAAGTGGTCGATTGTGCTAAAGGCTCCGGCTGGCGTGTACGTATCCCGAATCCGTTCAAGGATTTGGATAAAGAAACTCTGCTTTACTGCCTGATTATGCGCAACGAATCATGGGGTGGTGACGTCAAGCGTGATGCTGCGGCGAAAAAAGCCAAAGAAGAGCAGGAAGCCAAGGATGCAGCCAACCGCGCAGCTGCCGCAGCAAAAAAAGCTAGCTAA
- a CDS encoding DNA-deoxyinosine glycosylase produces MPEKSQQKSAICGFAPIVPENPRVIILGTMPSVKSLQDAFYYAHPRNAFWPIISSLVGRELVSEADKRRACNELGILLWDVLSACEREGSLDSAIKQPEANDFVSLLTQFPHIKSIFFNGQPAAKLFQQQVIKKQSLPDDLILTTLTSTSPANARLTIDDKILFWKEKLAPVLFN; encoded by the coding sequence ATGCCTGAGAAATCGCAACAAAAATCGGCAATCTGCGGTTTTGCACCAATTGTTCCAGAGAATCCGAGAGTGATTATTCTCGGCACTATGCCGAGCGTTAAGTCTTTGCAAGATGCGTTTTACTATGCGCATCCGCGTAATGCTTTCTGGCCGATTATTTCCTCTCTGGTCGGCAGAGAATTGGTCAGTGAAGCGGATAAGCGCCGTGCCTGTAATGAACTTGGCATACTGCTTTGGGATGTGCTTTCGGCCTGTGAACGCGAAGGCAGTCTGGATAGCGCCATTAAACAACCGGAAGCGAACGACTTTGTCTCGCTTTTGACGCAATTTCCGCACATCAAATCGATTTTTTTTAACGGCCAGCCAGCCGCAAAACTGTTTCAACAACAGGTCATCAAAAAGCAATCATTGCCCGATGATCTCATTTTAACGACGCTTACTTCCACCAGCCCGGCCAATGCACGCTTAACAATTGATGATAAGATATTGTTCTGGAAAGAAAAATTGGCACCTGTTCTGTTTAATTAA
- a CDS encoding DNA replication terminus site-binding protein, with the protein MSVIKLTKAGIKPQKIEQEMLQLLSELRLFQSRIEKLDKEQFWLPENWRSEKHTAIAQLAGHLAQVHFLPQQDPKETTLLPGIVLADESLIREVERINALKAQFKARMTFAKKTLGRSPYLSLVKQVVHPHSISLLQLYRDFRCLYEPVIEVKFSWVFKETANVKLTPQGAIKHIEEQIENPKIRQDLIHKVAGLGAVDFLYQRQIAPHLQANIKFEIGKPIAKKVHSPLFLLQDRFPQLPQQELPLEPTPVVSKRAPRKDKKSWQRLYEGLNLFYA; encoded by the coding sequence ATGTCTGTAATAAAGCTGACTAAAGCGGGTATTAAACCGCAGAAAATCGAACAGGAAATGTTGCAGCTGCTCTCCGAGCTCAGGTTGTTCCAGTCGCGAATTGAAAAACTCGACAAGGAGCAGTTCTGGCTGCCGGAAAACTGGCGCAGCGAAAAGCATACAGCAATTGCTCAGTTGGCCGGCCATCTGGCACAGGTGCATTTTTTACCGCAGCAGGATCCAAAAGAAACCACGCTATTGCCGGGAATTGTTTTGGCAGATGAGAGTTTAATCCGCGAAGTAGAACGTATTAATGCATTGAAGGCGCAGTTCAAAGCGCGTATGACGTTTGCCAAAAAAACGCTGGGGCGCAGTCCTTATCTGAGTCTGGTTAAGCAGGTGGTGCATCCCCATTCCATCAGTCTGCTGCAACTGTACCGTGACTTTCGTTGTCTGTATGAACCGGTAATCGAAGTGAAGTTTTCCTGGGTATTTAAAGAGACAGCGAATGTCAAACTCACGCCGCAAGGGGCGATCAAGCACATTGAAGAACAGATCGAGAATCCGAAAATCCGCCAAGACCTGATTCATAAGGTAGCCGGGTTGGGGGCGGTCGATTTTCTCTATCAGCGCCAGATTGCGCCGCATTTGCAAGCGAATATTAAATTCGAGATCGGTAAGCCGATCGCCAAAAAAGTGCATTCACCGCTGTTTCTGCTGCAAGATCGTTTTCCTCAATTACCGCAGCAGGAGCTTCCGCTGGAACCGACCCCGGTTGTCAGCAAGCGCGCACCGCGCAAGGATAAAAAATCCTGGCAACGTCTGTATGAAGGACTGAATCTGTTCTATGCCTGA